GGAGGCTGTGGAGATAGGCTGAGATGAGGTAGCCGGAGGCGCTTCCGGCGATCCCGCCCGCGAGCCCCAGTATGCCGCTCTCGATGACGAATATCCTCCTGATCGCGGAGCTGTCCGCCCCCATCGCCATCAGCATCCCGACGTCCCTCGTCTTCTCCAGGACGAGCATGTTCATGACGTTGGCGATCCCGAAGGAGGCGATGAGAAGGACGAGGGCGAGGATCAGGTTGTTGGAGAGGGTCTCGAAGGCGAGGGTCTTCTCGAACTCGGGGAAGAGGCTCCGCCAGCTCTCCGCCTCGTAGCCGCGGGCGGAGATCTCCTCGGCGACGGCGTCGGCCTGGTAGGGGTCCTGGAGGTGGATGTTGATGTAGTTTATGACGTCCCCATCCCCTACAAACTCCCGGGCCGTACCAAGGGAGACGAAGGCGGCGCCGTCCCACTCCTCGACCCCCGTTCTGAAGATCCCCGCCACCACCAGGTTCATCGTCTTCGCGTCCGGGAAGCTGGCTACGACCCCCTCGCCGATCTTGACCCCCAGCTTCTCCGCCACCTTATCCCCCAGGACCACCCTTCTTCCGCTCGCGATCGAGTAAAAATCCCCCTCTATCATGTACTTCTCGATGCTCATCACCTTGTTCATCTCCGCCGGGACGCCCCCGGTCATCTCGACGTTCTCGACGTTCCCCTCGAAGGCGAGGGCGGCCGTGCCGCTGAGGGCGGGAGATACCGCAGCGACTCCGGGGATAGTCCAGACGAACTCGATGAGGGTCTTGTAAAGGTATATGTACTCCTCCCCCTCCTTGGGGAGGACCAGGACGTGGGGGGCCAGCTCGAATATCAGGCTGAAGAAGGTATCGATGCTGCCGTTCATGATGGCCCGGAAGACGATGATGATGGCGACGGCGAGGCCGACGGCGCCGACGGCGAGGAGGGTCTGCCTCTTTCTGGTCCTTATGTGCTTCATCGCGACGAAGAGCTCGAGCAAGGGTCCCACCTTCTCCGGCGCGGCCGGGGCGGCAACGCCAATCCTGGGTTCTTAGGATCTTATTTATAGAGATCGGCGTTGGACCGAGGAACGGCGGGGGACCGCCGAAGCCATCAAGCTCTCGGAAGCTCAATCCTCAGAAGTGGGTTTCCTGCCCTCAACCTCCCCCTACTCCCCAGGCTGATTGGGGGATCGAGGGTTACGGCGGCGGGCCGCCCCCCTGGCCCTCGGCGGGCCGCTGACGGCCCTGGAGCGGAGATAAAAGATGGCCGGCCCCTCAGAGGGCGACCTCTTCGGCCTCATCCACCGAGTAGTCCTCGTGGACTATCTTGCAGAGCCTCCTGACGAAGAGGGTCGGGTCTTTGGCCTGGAAGATGTTCCTTCCTATGGATAGGCCGCCTCCGCCGACCTTTATCGAGTCGTAGACCATCTCCAGGACCTGGTGCTCCGTATCCATCTTGGGGCCGCCCGCGATCACCACCGGTACGCTGCAGCCTTTGACCACCTCCCGGAAGGTCTCAGGAGATCCGGTGTAGTTGGTCTTGACTATGTCGACGCCCAGTTCAGCCCCGATCCGAGCGGCGTGCTTGACGTACTCGACGTCGTGCTCCGACTTCACCTTCGTCCCCCGCGGATACATCATGGCGAGGAGGGGCATACCCCAGCCGTCGCAGGTCCGAGCGACCCGTCCCAGGTCCTGGAGCATCGTGGCCTCGTCCTCCGCCCCGACGTTTACGTGGATGCTGACGGCGTCGGCGCCGACCCGGATGGCGTCCTCCACCTCGGTGACGAGGACCTTGTGGTTGGGGTCGGGCCCCAGGCTGGAGCTGGCGGATAGGTGGACGATCAGCCCCACGTCCCGGCCGTACCCCCGATGGCCGAAGAGGGGGAGGCCCATGTGGCCGAGGACGGCGTTCGCCCCGCCCTCGGCCACCTTGTCCACCGCCTCCTGGAGGTCTATCAGCCCCTGTATCGGCCCCACCGTCAGCCCGTGGTCCATGGGGACGATGACCGTCCGCCCCGTCCTTCTGTTGAAGATCCTCTCCATCCTGATGGACTTTCCGACGTTCCTCATGGGTGAAGGGGATCGAGGAGTCGAGATTAAAAGATGGTGGTTGGATCTCCGGAGGGCAAAACCTCTCCTCGGTAATGATCCAGGTCCTGGAGAGGGGGCGATTTGTCGAATCCGGCAGCTGGAGAGAGCTTATGGAGACTAACGGCCATCTCGCCGGGGTCTGGAGGTCTCAGGAGATGGATGATCCTTCAAAGGGCGGTCCACCTGACGATCCCCCTCATAGCTGATGGGATCCTCTGGTTCCACCCGCGGCCGAAGACCGACCGATTTATTTAATTACTTTCGGATCTATCATTTATGGGGGTTTATTCATGAAGATCTTTGAAGCCCTTCTGCTGGGAATTATGGTGCTTTCCGCCTCTTCTGGCAACGCACTAGGAGAGAATTATGAAAGCGGAGACGTATCGACCCTGACGGTATCGGGGACGGGAGAAGCGACTGCCGATTCCGATTCGGTGACGATAACTCTTGGAGTCCAGACGAGGGACGAGAGCGCGGCCAAAGCGGCGGACGATAACGCCCGACGTATGGCCGCCTCCATCGAGGCCCTCCAGGCGGCTGGGGTCCCCGAGGAGGAGATAAAGACCTCCAGCTACTCGATCTACCCCACCCGAGACTGGATCGATGGGAGACAGTCCGAGAAGGTCATCTTCGAGGTCTCAAACCGGGTCACCTTCACCCTAAACCTCACCGATGAGGTGGACGTGGGCGGGATCATCGACGCCGCCGTCGGCGCCGGAGCCAACACCATCGATGGCGTATCCTTCGGCCTCCGGGACCCGACCCCGGTCCGGGAGGAGGCCCTGGAGGAGGCCGTCCTCGACGGCATGGGGAAGGCGGCGGTGATCGCCGAGGCCGCCGGGGTGAGCCTCGGCCGGATCCTATCGATCTCTGAGGGCGGATCGGCCCCGATCCCGATGGCGGAGAGCAAGGTCTTCTTCGCCGCCGATGCGGGGGCGGCGACGCCGATAGCCCCCGGCGACGTCAAGGTGACGGCGACGGTCACCATCACCTATGAGATCAAGGACTTGGTCGAAGCTCCGGCCTGAGGTAGGGGTCCCGCCCTCGAGCGGACCCCCATCATTTTTTCCGGCCCGCACAAGAGCCGTTTTGCCTTGGATAATGGAGGGTCGGCACCCAGCCTAACCTGCATCGTAGTAGCAGACGCTGTCGACTTCCAGGACCGTCGGGGACCCGATCTTGAGGCTCTTCACCCGCCTCACCCTGCCGTGGCCGACGATCACGAGCTGGACCCGAGCCGCCTGAGACTCCCTCTCCTCGTAGAAGTCGGCTCCCGCCTGGACGACCTTGTGGGTCACCACCTGGATCTCCCGGACCCTGGTCAGCATCCCCCCAGTCCCGGCTACGATGTCGGGTCCGCTCGCCTCCGTCAGGAATATGACGTCCCCGGGGTTGGTCTGGAGGAGGGCCAGGAAGTTGCCGGGGCTCCTGATCTCCAGGGTCCTGATCCCGTTGGTCAATAGCTCCCTGATCACCGGCCTTGATATTCCAGTAAGTGCAACGCATTCCATCTTCATCACCCGTACATCGGGAACTGCAGCTCCCTCTTGCCCGGAACCTCTTCCGCAGAGGTGCTCTGCACCTGATCGGCGAGCTTCTGCATCTGCAGCTCGATCTCCTCCGCCCTCTCCTCCAGATCCGTCGTATCAACCTGGAGGCCGTAGAGGGTGTTGAGCATCTTGACGGTGACCACCGCCGCCCGGGGGTCGGGGGCCATGCTGTGGGTCTCCCCCAGGAGGCATATCGCCGGCATCTTCCGGAGGAGGCACTCGTTCATGACGGACCCCGATATCCCAGAGATGGTCCCAAACTCGAAGACCTCCACCTCTCCCCTGATCTTCTCCAGCATCTCCCTGTTGGTCGCAGCCCCGAAGACCCGCTGCTGGTCGCCCATCACCGTAATCCCGGCGAGACAGACCATCTCCCTCGA
The sequence above is drawn from the Methanothrix harundinacea 6Ac genome and encodes:
- a CDS encoding ABC transporter permease, with amino-acid sequence MGPLLELFVAMKHIRTRKRQTLLAVGAVGLAVAIIIVFRAIMNGSIDTFFSLIFELAPHVLVLPKEGEEYIYLYKTLIEFVWTIPGVAAVSPALSGTAALAFEGNVENVEMTGGVPAEMNKVMSIEKYMIEGDFYSIASGRRVVLGDKVAEKLGVKIGEGVVASFPDAKTMNLVVAGIFRTGVEEWDGAAFVSLGTAREFVGDGDVINYINIHLQDPYQADAVAEEISARGYEAESWRSLFPEFEKTLAFETLSNNLILALVLLIASFGIANVMNMLVLEKTRDVGMLMAMGADSSAIRRIFVIESGILGLAGGIAGSASGYLISAYLHSLQITITAPNAPQPIVFKFLVDPFDLIAFPLLALVLSMIAGVYPAHRASQLDPVVALRG
- a CDS encoding 2-amino-3,7-dideoxy-D-threo-hept-6-ulosonate synthase, with the protein product MRNVGKSIRMERIFNRRTGRTVIVPMDHGLTVGPIQGLIDLQEAVDKVAEGGANAVLGHMGLPLFGHRGYGRDVGLIVHLSASSSLGPDPNHKVLVTEVEDAIRVGADAVSIHVNVGAEDEATMLQDLGRVARTCDGWGMPLLAMMYPRGTKVKSEHDVEYVKHAARIGAELGVDIVKTNYTGSPETFREVVKGCSVPVVIAGGPKMDTEHQVLEMVYDSIKVGGGGLSIGRNIFQAKDPTLFVRRLCKIVHEDYSVDEAEEVAL
- a CDS encoding SIMPL domain-containing protein gives rise to the protein MKIFEALLLGIMVLSASSGNALGENYESGDVSTLTVSGTGEATADSDSVTITLGVQTRDESAAKAADDNARRMAASIEALQAAGVPEEEIKTSSYSIYPTRDWIDGRQSEKVIFEVSNRVTFTLNLTDEVDVGGIIDAAVGAGANTIDGVSFGLRDPTPVREEALEEAVLDGMGKAAVIAEAAGVSLGRILSISEGGSAPIPMAESKVFFAADAGAATPIAPGDVKVTATVTITYEIKDLVEAPA
- a CDS encoding DUF473 domain-containing protein, translated to MECVALTGISRPVIRELLTNGIRTLEIRSPGNFLALLQTNPGDVIFLTEASGPDIVAGTGGMLTRVREIQVVTHKVVQAGADFYEERESQAARVQLVIVGHGRVRRVKSLKIGSPTVLEVDSVCYYDAG
- a CDS encoding proteasome assembly chaperone family protein; protein product: MTDEVQVRAEAPRSESPVVIEGFPGIGLIGNIASQYVVNKLEMDYLGAIDSRFFPPISVLVGGVAHMPVRIYEKPELGVVVVSSDIPVHPAASYDLARGIVSWAESIGSREMVCLAGITVMGDQQRVFGAATNREMLEKIRGEVEVFEFGTISGISGSVMNECLLRKMPAICLLGETHSMAPDPRAAVVTVKMLNTLYGLQVDTTDLEERAEEIELQMQKLADQVQSTSAEEVPGKRELQFPMYG